A portion of the Suricata suricatta isolate VVHF042 chromosome 11, meerkat_22Aug2017_6uvM2_HiC, whole genome shotgun sequence genome contains these proteins:
- the WDR74 gene encoding WD repeat-containing protein 74 isoform X1, translating to MAAVGARWHHVWVGTETGILKGVNLQRKQAANFTAAGQPRREEAVSALCWGPGGETQILVGCADKTVRYFSTEEGRFQGHKHCPGGEGTFRGLAQVDGTLITCVESGIVRVWRDSDKEASPNPLLELSVGPGVCRMRQDPAHPHVVATGGKENALKVWDLQGSEEPVFRAKNVRNDWLDLRVPIWDQDIQFLPESQKLVTCTGYHQVRVYDPASPQRRPVLQATYGEYPLTAMTLTPGSNSVIVGNTHGQLAEIDLRQGRLLGCLKGLAGSVRGLQCHPSKPLLASCGLDRVLRVHRIRNPRGLEHKVYLKSQLNCLLLSGRDNWEDEPQEPQETKQASPEDTETDELWASLEAAAKRKLPDLEPPSEALQTRRRKKQRPGSTST from the exons ATGGCGGCTGTTGGCGCACGCTGGCACCATGTGTGGGTGGGCACGGAGACTGGGATCCTGAAAG GGGTGAACCTTCAGCGCAAACAGGCGGCGAACTTCACGGCAGCAGGACAGCCGCGGCGCGAGGAGGCGGTCAGCGCCCTGTGCTGGGGCCCGGGCGGCGAGACGCAG ATCCTGGTGGGGTGCGCCGACAAAACTGTGAGGTACTTCAGCACCGAGGAGGGCAGATTCCAGGGCCACAAGCACTGCCCCGGCGGGGAGGGCACGTTCCGAGGCCTCGCCCAGGTCGACGG CACCCTCATCACATGCGTGGAGTCTGGGATTGTCCGGGTCTGGCGTGACAGTGACAAGGAGGCATCCCCCAACCCA CTCCTGGAACTGAGTGTGGGTCCTGGGGTGTGCAGGATGCGCCAGGACCCAGCACACCCGCACGTGGTTGCCACGGGTGGGAAAGAGAATGCTTTGAAGGTGTGGGACCTACAGGGGTCTGAGGAGCCTGTGTTCAGGGCCAAGAAT GTACGGAACGACTGGCTGGACCTGCGGGTTCCCATCTGGGATCAAGACATACAGTTCCTCCCTGAGTCCCAGAAGCTTGTCACCTGCACAGGGTACCATCAG GTCCGCGTCTACGACCCGGCCTCTCCCCAGCGTCGGCCGGTCCTGCAGGCCACCTATGGAGAGTATCCACTTACAGCCATGACCCTCACTCCCGGCAGCAA TTCGGTGATCGTGGGGAACACTCATGGGCAGCTGGCAGAAATTGACCTTCGGCAAG GGCGCCTCCTGGGCTGCCTGAAGGGGCTGGCGGGCAGTGTCCGAGGATTACAGTGCCACCCTTCGAAGCCCCTACTAGCCTCCTGTGGCTTGGACAGAGTCTTGAGGGTACACAGGATCCGGAATCCCCGGGGCCTAGAGCATAAG GTTTATCTCAAGTCTCAGCTGAACTGCCTCCTCCTGTCGGGCAGGGATAACTGGGAG GATGAGCCCCAGGAGCCTCAGGAGACCAAACAGGCATCCCcagaagacacagaaacagaTGAACTTTGGGCCTCCTTGGAGGCAGCCGCCAAGCGGAAGCTCCCAGATTTGGAGCCGCCCTCAGAGGCTCTCCAAACCAGACGGAGAAAAAAGCAGCGGCCTGGATCCACCAGCACCTGA
- the WDR74 gene encoding WD repeat-containing protein 74 isoform X3 — protein sequence MAAVGARWHHVWVGTETGILKGVNLQRKQAANFTAAGQPRREEAVSALCWGPGGETQILVGCADKTVRYFSTEEGRFQGHKHCPGGEGTFRGLAQVDGTLITCVESGIVRVWRDSDKEASPNPLLELSVGPGVCRMRQDPAHPHVVATGGKENALKVWDLQGSEEPVFRAKNVRVYDPASPQRRPVLQATYGEYPLTAMTLTPGSNSVIVGNTHGQLAEIDLRQGRLLGCLKGLAGSVRGLQCHPSKPLLASCGLDRVLRVHRIRNPRGLEHKVYLKSQLNCLLLSGRDNWEDEPQEPQETKQASPEDTETDELWASLEAAAKRKLPDLEPPSEALQTRRRKKQRPGSTST from the exons ATGGCGGCTGTTGGCGCACGCTGGCACCATGTGTGGGTGGGCACGGAGACTGGGATCCTGAAAG GGGTGAACCTTCAGCGCAAACAGGCGGCGAACTTCACGGCAGCAGGACAGCCGCGGCGCGAGGAGGCGGTCAGCGCCCTGTGCTGGGGCCCGGGCGGCGAGACGCAG ATCCTGGTGGGGTGCGCCGACAAAACTGTGAGGTACTTCAGCACCGAGGAGGGCAGATTCCAGGGCCACAAGCACTGCCCCGGCGGGGAGGGCACGTTCCGAGGCCTCGCCCAGGTCGACGG CACCCTCATCACATGCGTGGAGTCTGGGATTGTCCGGGTCTGGCGTGACAGTGACAAGGAGGCATCCCCCAACCCA CTCCTGGAACTGAGTGTGGGTCCTGGGGTGTGCAGGATGCGCCAGGACCCAGCACACCCGCACGTGGTTGCCACGGGTGGGAAAGAGAATGCTTTGAAGGTGTGGGACCTACAGGGGTCTGAGGAGCCTGTGTTCAGGGCCAAGAAT GTCCGCGTCTACGACCCGGCCTCTCCCCAGCGTCGGCCGGTCCTGCAGGCCACCTATGGAGAGTATCCACTTACAGCCATGACCCTCACTCCCGGCAGCAA TTCGGTGATCGTGGGGAACACTCATGGGCAGCTGGCAGAAATTGACCTTCGGCAAG GGCGCCTCCTGGGCTGCCTGAAGGGGCTGGCGGGCAGTGTCCGAGGATTACAGTGCCACCCTTCGAAGCCCCTACTAGCCTCCTGTGGCTTGGACAGAGTCTTGAGGGTACACAGGATCCGGAATCCCCGGGGCCTAGAGCATAAG GTTTATCTCAAGTCTCAGCTGAACTGCCTCCTCCTGTCGGGCAGGGATAACTGGGAG GATGAGCCCCAGGAGCCTCAGGAGACCAAACAGGCATCCCcagaagacacagaaacagaTGAACTTTGGGCCTCCTTGGAGGCAGCCGCCAAGCGGAAGCTCCCAGATTTGGAGCCGCCCTCAGAGGCTCTCCAAACCAGACGGAGAAAAAAGCAGCGGCCTGGATCCACCAGCACCTGA
- the WDR74 gene encoding WD repeat-containing protein 74 isoform X2, producing the protein MRQDPAHPHVVATGGKENALKVWDLQGSEEPVFRAKNVRNDWLDLRVPIWDQDIQFLPESQKLVTCTGYHQVRVYDPASPQRRPVLQATYGEYPLTAMTLTPGSNSVIVGNTHGQLAEIDLRQGRLLGCLKGLAGSVRGLQCHPSKPLLASCGLDRVLRVHRIRNPRGLEHKVYLKSQLNCLLLSGRDNWEDEPQEPQETKQASPEDTETDELWASLEAAAKRKLPDLEPPSEALQTRRRKKQRPGSTST; encoded by the exons ATGCGCCAGGACCCAGCACACCCGCACGTGGTTGCCACGGGTGGGAAAGAGAATGCTTTGAAGGTGTGGGACCTACAGGGGTCTGAGGAGCCTGTGTTCAGGGCCAAGAAT GTACGGAACGACTGGCTGGACCTGCGGGTTCCCATCTGGGATCAAGACATACAGTTCCTCCCTGAGTCCCAGAAGCTTGTCACCTGCACAGGGTACCATCAG GTCCGCGTCTACGACCCGGCCTCTCCCCAGCGTCGGCCGGTCCTGCAGGCCACCTATGGAGAGTATCCACTTACAGCCATGACCCTCACTCCCGGCAGCAA TTCGGTGATCGTGGGGAACACTCATGGGCAGCTGGCAGAAATTGACCTTCGGCAAG GGCGCCTCCTGGGCTGCCTGAAGGGGCTGGCGGGCAGTGTCCGAGGATTACAGTGCCACCCTTCGAAGCCCCTACTAGCCTCCTGTGGCTTGGACAGAGTCTTGAGGGTACACAGGATCCGGAATCCCCGGGGCCTAGAGCATAAG GTTTATCTCAAGTCTCAGCTGAACTGCCTCCTCCTGTCGGGCAGGGATAACTGGGAG GATGAGCCCCAGGAGCCTCAGGAGACCAAACAGGCATCCCcagaagacacagaaacagaTGAACTTTGGGCCTCCTTGGAGGCAGCCGCCAAGCGGAAGCTCCCAGATTTGGAGCCGCCCTCAGAGGCTCTCCAAACCAGACGGAGAAAAAAGCAGCGGCCTGGATCCACCAGCACCTGA